A stretch of the Clostridium fungisolvens genome encodes the following:
- a CDS encoding tubulin-like doman-containing protein, whose amino-acid sequence MRNMEVPKDIMPTLVIGLGGTGFQVIKRLKKLFSKRYGGKKLPIRYLIIDTDLKSFLDDDIDNNEKCQLRFGEGVKTTLDWAYKNPYFDWLPKNPPITPDFFTSTDQGAGLMRPIGRMYLAKNAQLVYDTLNTAKNDLVDLHKVLTDVGEAYLENIDRHKVYVVGSLAGGTGCGTFLDVAVMLSKVFNRDNTNIIGLFTLESCYDDKLSSDLDAQNRSKANCYAALKELEFFMSSITNPDDEKYSFKYTNIGEIKLEKKLFDICYLLENKNEMGGVLTNIEDIYDLCSLQLFQEVGTKLGSQLRADYANFICKDKDPVLKRDRHFSTFSSSSMEVPVENLRRYCAYRLTSEILSKISNSNEEESLYEIAQNLAQKINEALEITERLRDFRSSNRYSGKNYTEFIGKKANLKRVENISNERYQEWKSDQDTIKEQISEIIGEFINEKAIEYGLNSLNKILTQLKASFASDYETYVDYTNNSSADRASIENNMDNIKDKKVKSGKRDVDGKLTSDFNKFIDQKFGELSYRIQKKKYDLAGEIIDDCKASINAVIGDINASIAQVNNRLNKINYQANKKYGGNIISREMITKEFYEHYYYENFGKNLTEKVAAMFKDMSIISVIKEGKDRLLEICEREFDKVDSKINIMEILEQNAKDKNISINDYVKEQLEITSKLSKPFWSAVKNPEVSWTECYYIGAIKDENITNGFTIKPQEPIDNWIRSQTGERSRQARYVETTNPYSIDVIHITMGACAGYLPDIKNYKQFYLRLLSTKAYPLHLNESYIGLSDLDLDTEKLMEDYYLSLAYGLIINVDGDFVKNLRYGEGFKYIYSSPYCIEFEDNMEECMDFPKNKATIDKKLILGTSQQEVINKLVQDKQLIKLIHDFVMSIEKSFKKEELKEHMIKFISDEVNEKDFIAYEKLKYKTSL is encoded by the coding sequence ATGCGTAACATGGAAGTTCCAAAGGATATTATGCCCACTTTAGTTATTGGGCTCGGAGGTACAGGCTTTCAAGTTATTAAAAGACTTAAAAAGCTATTTAGTAAAAGATACGGTGGTAAAAAGCTGCCTATAAGATATTTGATAATCGATACAGACTTAAAATCTTTTTTAGATGATGACATAGATAACAATGAAAAGTGTCAGCTGAGATTTGGGGAAGGAGTTAAGACAACCTTAGATTGGGCTTATAAGAATCCATACTTTGATTGGCTTCCTAAAAATCCACCTATTACTCCTGATTTCTTTACCTCAACAGATCAAGGTGCAGGACTGATGAGACCTATCGGTAGAATGTACTTAGCTAAAAATGCACAGCTTGTATATGATACTTTAAACACTGCAAAGAACGATCTTGTGGATTTACACAAGGTATTAACAGATGTTGGAGAGGCTTATTTAGAAAATATAGACAGGCATAAGGTTTATGTAGTTGGTTCTTTGGCTGGGGGCACTGGTTGCGGTACTTTCTTAGATGTAGCGGTTATGTTATCAAAGGTATTTAACAGAGATAATACCAATATAATTGGCTTATTTACATTAGAAAGCTGCTATGATGATAAGCTTTCTTCAGACTTAGATGCCCAAAACAGAAGCAAGGCAAACTGCTATGCTGCACTTAAAGAATTAGAGTTTTTCATGTCTTCTATCACAAATCCAGATGATGAAAAATACTCTTTTAAATACACAAATATAGGTGAAATCAAGCTTGAAAAGAAGCTTTTTGATATATGCTACTTACTTGAAAATAAAAATGAGATGGGTGGAGTGTTGACAAATATTGAGGATATTTATGATTTATGCTCGCTTCAACTATTTCAAGAGGTTGGTACAAAGCTTGGATCTCAGTTAAGAGCAGACTATGCTAATTTTATATGTAAAGATAAGGACCCAGTATTAAAAAGAGATAGGCATTTTAGTACCTTTTCATCTTCCTCAATGGAGGTACCAGTAGAAAATTTAAGACGATACTGTGCTTATAGACTTACTTCTGAGATATTATCAAAGATATCTAATTCAAACGAAGAAGAGAGCCTTTATGAGATAGCTCAGAACTTAGCGCAAAAAATTAATGAAGCCTTAGAAATCACAGAAAGACTTAGAGATTTTAGAAGTAGTAATAGATATAGTGGGAAGAATTATACTGAGTTTATAGGCAAAAAAGCAAATTTAAAGAGAGTTGAAAATATCTCTAATGAAAGATATCAGGAATGGAAAAGTGATCAAGATACTATTAAAGAGCAAATAAGTGAAATCATTGGTGAGTTTATAAACGAAAAAGCTATAGAATATGGATTAAATAGCTTAAATAAAATACTTACTCAATTAAAAGCAAGCTTTGCAAGTGATTATGAAACCTATGTAGATTATACAAATAATAGCAGCGCTGATAGAGCAAGTATTGAAAATAATATGGATAACATTAAAGACAAGAAGGTTAAAAGTGGCAAGAGGGATGTAGATGGAAAACTAACTTCCGACTTTAATAAATTTATAGATCAGAAATTTGGGGAATTGTCATATAGGATACAAAAGAAGAAATATGATCTTGCAGGAGAGATTATTGATGACTGTAAGGCAAGCATAAATGCGGTAATCGGAGATATCAATGCTTCTATAGCTCAAGTCAATAATAGATTAAATAAGATTAACTACCAAGCAAATAAAAAGTACGGTGGCAATATTATTTCCAGAGAAATGATAACAAAGGAATTTTATGAACACTATTATTATGAGAATTTTGGTAAGAATCTCACAGAAAAAGTTGCAGCAATGTTTAAGGATATGAGTATTATTTCTGTTATTAAAGAAGGAAAAGACAGGCTATTAGAAATTTGCGAAAGAGAGTTTGATAAGGTTGATTCTAAGATTAATATAATGGAGATCTTAGAGCAAAACGCCAAAGATAAAAATATAAGTATAAATGACTATGTTAAGGAGCAGCTTGAGATAACATCTAAACTATCTAAGCCATTTTGGTCTGCTGTAAAAAATCCAGAGGTATCTTGGACTGAATGTTATTACATTGGAGCAATAAAGGATGAAAATATAACAAATGGCTTCACAATAAAACCACAAGAACCTATAGATAATTGGATCAGAAGTCAAACAGGAGAAAGATCAAGACAGGCAAGATATGTGGAAACAACAAATCCATACTCAATCGATGTAATTCATATAACCATGGGAGCTTGCGCAGGATATCTTCCTGATATAAAAAATTATAAGCAGTTTTATTTAAGACTTCTTTCCACAAAGGCTTATCCACTTCACTTAAATGAGTCATACATTGGACTTAGTGATTTGGATCTAGATACAGAAAAACTGATGGAGGATTACTACCTATCCTTAGCTTACGGATTAATAATAAATGTGGATGGCGACTTTGTTAAAAATCTTAGATATGGGGAAGGTTTCAAATATATCTATTCTTCTCCTTACTGTATTGAGTTTGAAGATAATATGGAAGAATGTATGGATTTCCCTAAAAACAAGGCAACCATAGATAAGAAGTTGATCTTAGGTACCTCTCAGCAAGAGGTTATTAATAAATTAGTACAAGACAAGCAGTTAATTAAATTAATACATGATTTTGTTATGTCCATAGAAAAGAGCTTTAAAAAGGAAGAATTAAAAGAGCATATGATAAAATTCATCTCAGATGAAGTAAATGAGAAGGATTTTATTGCTTATGAGAAGCTTAAATATAAAACATCATTATAG
- a CDS encoding VWA domain-containing protein: MRRKSDRKTKLHIIAIVVAFILSFFNFGAAGAVKKVNAAEQNQEKNLIILIDKSLSMKKTDPFGLSLVAGVMLMDTLSDKVNVNVLGFGETVTYDKKLSEKPSRESLKTFFQSIKFEDKGTDLKEGLKEAISQLDGVTGDKAIIVLSDGKEDPVNGITASHESELNSLVKKAYSSKIKINTIGLSKDVDQNRLNSIAFNTDGDFLYCENSAELFNAFSKMLGDMEGFYTIANYNTQSQKSQEIKLSSMIDEVIIKVASCENKSPLISVTSNGEEVPADKTGDTYKIYRLKNDSDKTLKIDSKDNSKNSVIVQIKSKASININATQTTLSIPKGIPLKFDITVDSDKKLDGVYLQKKEQDKIENLNNKVGDVFKYEFNKDKPGQYPITLIAQDGNGGIIGVKEVVIHVNDYPPFYYESELPENIKLGDKMKLKLVPRDGTKVTSLGGTVVIDDGTGKKEYPLKVENGALLSEVQFDKKGMVKISTSINGVVNNESFSYYLPYESLNVIDKPSVDIEDVTSSKKNYKLGETVNLNIKLGNVILYDKEKVEILDEDKNKVGEFEVDPKGQKEISVSIKPIKNSRNLKLSFKTADDVKVTESISTKLVILSGALFYLNLFKIPLIIVVTLALIALFLYLLGTSYFKKNIESYSVAKELDCTVGSRTSSINLSMNLQQNTMYLNFNNRLKALGIDDIDDNSIGYFTLKIEDKPQFLLGLIYLIKKDNIFKFNYCGTEPQEILLNDEEVGSEVAYTPGVEVSLTIKKEKIRVSFM, translated from the coding sequence GTGAGAAGAAAATCGGATAGAAAAACAAAACTGCATATTATTGCAATAGTAGTAGCTTTTATATTAAGTTTTTTTAATTTTGGTGCAGCAGGCGCAGTAAAAAAAGTTAACGCTGCGGAGCAAAATCAAGAAAAAAATCTAATTATTTTAATAGATAAATCATTAAGCATGAAAAAAACTGATCCTTTTGGATTGTCCTTAGTGGCTGGTGTTATGCTTATGGATACCTTAAGTGATAAGGTAAATGTGAATGTTTTGGGTTTTGGAGAAACGGTGACTTATGATAAAAAGCTTAGTGAAAAGCCTTCACGAGAAAGTTTAAAGACTTTTTTTCAGTCTATAAAGTTTGAAGATAAAGGTACTGACCTTAAGGAAGGTTTGAAGGAAGCTATTTCTCAGCTAGATGGAGTAACTGGGGATAAAGCAATTATTGTTTTGTCTGATGGCAAGGAAGACCCTGTTAATGGGATCACAGCAAGTCATGAAAGTGAGCTTAATTCCTTAGTTAAAAAAGCCTATTCCTCAAAGATAAAGATTAACACCATAGGACTTTCAAAGGATGTGGATCAAAATAGATTAAATTCCATTGCCTTTAATACAGATGGAGATTTTCTATATTGCGAAAACTCCGCAGAGCTTTTTAATGCATTTAGTAAGATGCTTGGCGATATGGAAGGCTTCTATACCATAGCTAATTATAATACTCAAAGTCAAAAAAGCCAGGAAATTAAGTTAAGTTCAATGATTGATGAGGTTATTATAAAGGTTGCTTCCTGTGAAAATAAATCCCCTTTAATTAGTGTTACTTCAAATGGTGAGGAGGTCCCAGCAGATAAAACTGGGGATACTTATAAGATTTATAGATTAAAAAATGACAGCGATAAAACCTTAAAGATAGATAGCAAAGACAATTCTAAGAATTCTGTTATTGTTCAGATAAAAAGTAAAGCAAGTATAAATATAAATGCAACGCAGACAACTCTAAGCATACCAAAAGGAATCCCATTAAAGTTTGATATAACAGTGGATAGTGATAAGAAGCTCGATGGAGTTTATCTTCAAAAGAAGGAGCAAGATAAGATTGAAAACCTTAATAATAAGGTAGGCGATGTTTTTAAGTATGAATTTAATAAGGACAAGCCTGGTCAATACCCAATTACCTTAATAGCTCAAGATGGAAACGGCGGTATCATTGGGGTAAAAGAAGTCGTTATACATGTTAATGATTATCCACCTTTTTATTATGAGTCCGAGCTACCTGAGAATATAAAACTGGGAGATAAAATGAAGCTAAAACTTGTACCTAGGGATGGTACAAAGGTTACCAGTTTAGGTGGAACTGTAGTAATAGATGATGGTACAGGAAAAAAAGAATATCCATTAAAAGTTGAAAATGGAGCTCTTTTAAGTGAGGTTCAGTTTGATAAAAAAGGAATGGTGAAGATCTCTACCAGCATAAATGGAGTAGTGAATAATGAAAGCTTTAGCTACTATCTGCCTTATGAAAGTCTTAATGTAATAGACAAGCCGTCCGTTGATATTGAAGACGTTACATCTTCTAAGAAAAATTATAAGCTTGGGGAAACTGTAAATTTAAATATAAAGCTAGGCAATGTCATATTATATGACAAAGAAAAAGTAGAGATTTTAGATGAAGATAAAAACAAAGTAGGAGAATTTGAAGTAGATCCAAAAGGACAAAAGGAAATATCAGTTTCAATAAAACCTATTAAAAATTCTAGAAACCTGAAGCTTTCCTTTAAGACTGCGGATGATGTAAAAGTAACTGAAAGTATAAGTACAAAATTAGTAATACTATCAGGTGCACTATTCTATCTAAACTTATTCAAGATTCCATTAATAATTGTAGTTACCTTGGCCTTAATAGCTTTATTTTTATACCTATTAGGGACGAGCTATTTTAAGAAAAACATTGAGAGCTATAGTGTGGCAAAAGAACTAGATTGCACTGTTGGTTCAAGAACTAGTTCAATAAATCTTTCAATGAATTTGCAGCAAAATACTATGTATCTAAACTTTAATAATAGACTTAAAGCTTTAGGCATAGATGATATAGATGACAATTCCATAGGATATTTTACTCTTAAAATAGAGGACAAACCTCAATTCCTACTTGGGTTGATCTATCTAATTAAGAAGGATAATATCTTCAAATTTAACTACTGCGGTACAGAACCACAGGAAATTCTACTTAATGATGAAGAGGTAGGAAGTGAAGTAGCCTACACACCAGGAGTGGAGGTGTCCTTAACTATAAAAAAAGAAAAAATCAGAGTTAGTTTTATGTGA